In a single window of the Nicotiana tomentosiformis chromosome 10, ASM39032v3, whole genome shotgun sequence genome:
- the LOC138899980 gene encoding uncharacterized protein: MKVNGKPIRAMIDTGATHNYLASTEVECLAQVVGKGRGRVKAINSPPQPVGEIAKGVPVKFDPYEGKFNLRMVIIDDFELIVGLEFMRQTNTIHVPYADMLLMMGTNGAKPCIIPCRTIKMTAENISALQLKKGVKKHEPTFLATLCIEDIERASSPIPTPVKELLKKFEDVMPQDMPRRLPSRRTVDHEIELVRGANPLARAPYRMSQPELTELQRQLTEMLDTGIIVPSKSPYGSPMLFQKK; the protein is encoded by the coding sequence ATGAAAGTTAATGGCAAGCCCATCCGGGCGATGATAGACACGGGCGCTactcacaactacttagcctcaacTGAGGTAGAGTGCCTTGCTCAAGTTGTGGGAAAGGGCagaggtcgtgtcaaggctatcaactcaccacctcagccAGTTGGTGAAATAGCCAAAGGAGTGCCAGTGAAGTTTGATCCTTATGAAGGAAAATTCAACTTGCGCatggtgatcatagatgacttcgagCTGATAGTTGGATTGGAATTCATGAGGCAAACCAATACCATTCATGTACCTTATGCcgacatgctactgatgatgggaacaaacggggccaagccctgcattatccCATGCAGAACCATAAAGATGACCGCTGAGAACATCTCGGCCctgcagttgaagaagggagtCAAAAAACATGAAcctacgttcctggctaccctctgtaTTGAAGATATAGAACGTGCTTCGAGCCCCATTCCTACTCCAGTGAAAGAACTGCTAAAGAAGTTTGAAGAcgtcatgccacaagacatgccaaggCGACTCCCGTCTAGGcgcactgtggaccatgagattgagttggtgcggGGTGCAAATCCACTTGCCCGAGCGccttacagaatgtcacaacccgaactcaccgAGCTTCAGAGACAGTTGACAGAAATGCTAGACACGgggatcattgtgccctccaAGTCCCCTTATGGGTCCCCtatgctattccaaaagaaatag